A region of the Sphingobium sp. HWE2-09 genome:
GGTGCCATCCGCGCCGGTCTTGGCTGGCGCGGCCTCGTCGGGATCGTTGACATAATCCTGCATCACGATCGCGCCCGCGACTGGCTTGCCCTTATAATAGACCCGCACCTTCATCGGCGCGCCCATCGTCTGGGGGATGGCAAGGTCGGCGGGAACCAACTGCAACATATGCCCCTCGAACAGCGGCACCGGCTTGGTCGGCACCTGGTTCAGATGGACGGCATATTTGAAATTATGTTCGGCCAGCGTCGCGTTGGGCACTTCGTCGCGCCCCTTATTGTGCCACTCGCCATCAGGCGTCTTGCTCCAATAGCCGTAGTCCATGATCGCCGCGACTGCGGCGACCGGCTCGTCGCTGTCCACTACCGGGATCGCGCCGGCTTCGCGAAGGCGGGTGGCGACCGGCGCCCAGTCGCTGTCATAACCGGTGACCGCCTTGACCAGCGGCAGGCGCTTGACCGCATCCAGATCGTCGGCACCCACGCCATAGATCAGCGCCAGTTGCCGCGCGCGCTGTGCGAACCAGATGCCATGGGCGCTGGCGGGAACGGCCATGGTGGCGAGGGTGACGGCGCCGATGGCGGCGGTGGCGAGGCGGGATAAGGCCATATGCGAACTCCTCGATCAGGGGTTGTCCCCTGGCATCGAGGCTAGGATGGCTACACGAGCGATTGTTCCGAATATGGCAAATGATGGAGTGGAAAATATCAAAGAAGAAGGGCCGAAGACGCATTTCGCGTCGTCGGCCCTTGCTCATGTCACAAAGGAAAGACGGTCAGGCGTCTTCCAGCGCCACGATGTTGACGATATGCGCCTGGGTATATTCCAGCAGTCCTGCCTCGCCCAGTTCCGCGCCCAATCCCGACTGTTTCACGCCCCGGAACGGGATATTCGCATCGATCGCCAGATGCTGGTTCACCCATACCGTACCGGTGTCGATCTGCATCGCCACCTGCGTCGCGCGGGCGACATCCTTGCCCCATACCGTCCCTGCCAAGCCATAATCGCTATCGTTGGCGCGGGCGATGACATCGGCGATATCGTCATATTTCAGCACCGGCAGCACCGGGCCGAACTGCTCCTCGCGCACCAGTGGCGCATCGTCGTCCAGGTCGCGCACGATCGTCGGGGCGATGAAATAGCCCGGCCGGTTCATTGCTTCGCCGCCCGACAATATCGTGCCGCGTTCCCGCGCGTCGGCGATCAGCGCATTGACCTTGTCGAACTGCATCTTGTTCTGCACCGGGCCGATCGTCGTCCCCTGCTTGGATCCGTCATCGACGATCGCCTCCTTGGCGAGCCGGGCCAGCTCATCGCAGAATTCGTCATACATGGGCGCGGGCACATAAGCGCGCTTCACCGCGACGCAAATCTGCCCGGCATTGGTCATCGCGCCCTGATAGACTTTCTGCGCCACCTGCCGCGCATCGACATCGTCCATCACGATCGCCGCGTCATTGCCACCCAGTTCCAGCGTCACGCGCTTCACCGTTCCTGCGGACGACGCCATCACCTTCTTGCCGGTCGCGGTCGATCCGGTGAAAGCGACCTTAGCGATATCGGCATGGCCGGTCAGCAACGGCCCCAGTTCATTCTGGTCGCACAGGATGTTGAGCACGCCCGCAGGCAGGATCTCTTGCGCCAGTTCGCCGAACAGCAAGGTGGTCAGCGGCGTCGTCGGCGCAGGCTTGGCGACCATCGTGTTGCCGGTCATCAATGCCGGACCCAGTTTGTTCATCAGCAGGATCAGCGGAAAATTCCATGGCGTGATCGACGCGACGACGCCCAACGGCGTGCGATGTTCGATCACCTTGTTGCCGCCTTCGTCCTTCAGAACCTTCGGCTCCACCCGCATCGCGGCAAAGGCGCGCAG
Encoded here:
- a CDS encoding DUF4198 domain-containing protein; this encodes MALSRLATAAIGAVTLATMAVPASAHGIWFAQRARQLALIYGVGADDLDAVKRLPLVKAVTGYDSDWAPVATRLREAGAIPVVDSDEPVAAVAAIMDYGYWSKTPDGEWHNKGRDEVPNATLAEHNFKYAVHLNQVPTKPVPLFEGHMLQLVPADLAIPQTMGAPMKVRVYYKGKPVAGAIVMQDYVNDPDEAAPAKTGADGTATVKLRNQGINVLMAIYVAPTSDKKVDHEEYRASLSFVLPHAPE
- a CDS encoding aldehyde dehydrogenase family protein, producing MDHQYRMLIDGDLVQGVSTFDVVNPATAQAFAACPKADEALAERAIAAAKRAQPGWAATPVEERAALVGQLADALEARIGEFASLLTREQGKPLDQAGYEIMGSVFTLRAFAAMRVEPKVLKDEGGNKVIEHRTPLGVVASITPWNFPLILLMNKLGPALMTGNTMVAKPAPTTPLTTLLFGELAQEILPAGVLNILCDQNELGPLLTGHADIAKVAFTGSTATGKKVMASSAGTVKRVTLELGGNDAAIVMDDVDARQVAQKVYQGAMTNAGQICVAVKRAYVPAPMYDEFCDELARLAKEAIVDDGSKQGTTIGPVQNKMQFDKVNALIADARERGTILSGGEAMNRPGYFIAPTIVRDLDDDAPLVREEQFGPVLPVLKYDDIADVIARANDSDYGLAGTVWGKDVARATQVAMQIDTGTVWVNQHLAIDANIPFRGVKQSGLGAELGEAGLLEYTQAHIVNIVALEDA